The Oikeobacillus pervagus sequence AATTCTTATGGAGTCCATTTTACCCGAAAAGTCGGAATGATGGGTAGAATCGTACCGAAAAGGGCGATGTCCCCCAAAAATAAGGACATCGCCATCTAATTTTTTAACGATCTTGTGTGTATTGGTCAATTTGGAATAGTGCTTAGAACAACATAAAGACTGGCATCTTCTTTCCCGTCATTTTTGAAAGAAAGTTCTTGCTCACTTGTGCAAATGAGCGAATCTAATTCTGATGCCTTGATCTGTTTGCCATCGATTGTAAATGTTCCCTCGCCAGTTAACACGAGTAAATGAACATTACTGTTTGGGTGTTTATGTGCAGGTAACTCTTGTCCGGGCTTGAAATTCAGGACAAATGTCGTGCTGGGTCCTTCTTTAAAAATGATTCGTTTCGTAAATCTTTCATTATGATACTCCATGAACTGTTTTACATTCTGTATGTTCATCTTTATTTCTCCACCTTTCATCCTGTATATATGTAGCATACATACTATTTACCATGATATGCAAATGGTAGGAACTTGTGGTCGTTTTTGGGAAACACGAGGGAATGAAGTTGAAACCATTAAGGGGAAAGGATCCTAGCTAGATTTGTTTATTATAGCGAGGAAAAACAGACACATCTAAAAACATAGATCCCACGCGATCACCCGACTTCAATGATTCAAGATATTTGTGTTCGTTAACGTGACAAAATCTAGCGAGGCTTCATTCGTCGTAGAATGAAGCCTGA is a genomic window containing:
- a CDS encoding cupin domain-containing protein, producing MNIQNVKQFMEYHNERFTKRIIFKEGPSTTFVLNFKPGQELPAHKHPNSNVHLLVLTGEGTFTIDGKQIKASELDSLICTSEQELSFKNDGKEDASLYVVLSTIPN